A genomic segment from Glycine soja cultivar W05 chromosome 18, ASM419377v2, whole genome shotgun sequence encodes:
- the LOC114396942 gene encoding uncharacterized protein LOC114396942: protein MGCVISREVSKGIISYVKEERDLSGESKRKVDGVLGSKGEVVEVQNGEKEKEKDGEGVQHGKRRRSKANMRLSNPPKAAVAHCSVWGSTRWLDFAKVHCCRFYPIYLVLSKVKLMIEY, encoded by the coding sequence ATGGGGTGTGTGATTAGCAGGGAAGTGTCGAAGGGGATAATCTCTTATGTGAAGGAGGAGAGGGATTTGAGTGGTGAGAGTAAGAGGAAGGTTGATGGAGTGTTAGGGAGCAAAGGTGAGGTGGTAGAGGTTCAGAATGgtgagaaggagaaggagaaagatggtgAAGGGGTGCAGCATGGCAAAAGGAGAAGATCAAAGGCAAATATGAGGTTGAGCAATCCGCCAAAGGCCGCCGTGGCTCACTGCAGTGTGTGGGGAAGCACTCGGTGGCTGGATTTCGCTAAAGTTCATTGTTGCAGATTTTATCCAATATACCTAGTGTTGTCAAAAGTAAAACTCATGATTGAATATTGA